The sequence ACATAGTTCATCTTATTCATGTCGGGTGTTGTCATGGGAGCCTCTTGGAGGGTGTTTAACATCATTTTGATATTAAAAACATAGTATTTTTTTACGAAAATGGGAGGGCTATTTTGGGCCCTTTTGCAAGTTTGTATAAATGCTCACATGCGCATAAAAATGTTGATGATACTATGGCATTGATTGGTAAGGAGTTACACAAATTGTATTCCAGAACGGAATATTACGGGCTGGATTTTTGACGTGATGCGCGTCACGCAAAGAACATCAGATATTTTCAAGAACAGGGAATTCTTTGCGGTAGTCATCCAGGGAATCTTTGCCGATACGCGCGAAAATGACGCATTCTTCGTTTTCGCATGCCTCCGCGACGACTTCACCGAACGGGTTAATTATTTGTGAATTACCTGTGTAGTTTCTGTCGCTAGAAACGCAGTTGACTCCGGCGACGAATGCCTGGTTCTCTATGGCGCGCGCTTTGAGGAGCGTGTTCCAGTGCTGTACGCGTTTGCTCGGCCATGCCGCTTGTACGGTGAAAAGATTCGCGCCTTTCTTGACGGCGTCCCTGTAGATTTCCGGAAAGCGCAGGTCGAAGCATACGGTCGGCGCAATCTGCCATTCCTTTATTTTGAATAAACTAACATCACTTCCGCCGATGAATTTCCCTTGCTCCATAAAGAAGGGTTTCCGCTTGTCGTAACAGGCGAATTCGCTTGCGCTATCTGCGGTGTATACGCTGGTGTGGTTTGTTAGTTTATTCGGGCAACCGGCTATACCGGATCCCATTACGGTGCATCCTGTCTGCTGCGCGAGCCTGTGCAAAAACAGTGCGGTTTCGCCGGTACTTGCAGACGAAAAATCTTCCGCCGCTTTTTCGGGATGGAGCGGCAAGTAGCCCGTGGCGAACATTTCGGAGAGAACGATCAGGCCCTTTACCGGGTCGTCGGCATCTTTCCGGATATCGCGCGTGAGCGCCTCGACTTTCGCGAAGTTCTTAGCCTTGTCGTTTGCGGCGACTTCCATTTGGACCAGAAAGATGTCTAGCATAATGCAAGAAATATAAATTTTGGCGGCCCTT comes from Fibrobacter sp. and encodes:
- a CDS encoding nitrilase-related carbon-nitrogen hydrolase, with amino-acid sequence MLDIFLVQMEVAANDKAKNFAKVEALTRDIRKDADDPVKGLIVLSEMFATGYLPLHPEKAAEDFSSASTGETALFLHRLAQQTGCTVMGSGIAGCPNKLTNHTSVYTADSASEFACYDKRKPFFMEQGKFIGGSDVSLFKIKEWQIAPTVCFDLRFPEIYRDAVKKGANLFTVQAAWPSKRVQHWNTLLKARAIENQAFVAGVNCVSSDRNYTGNSQIINPFGEVVAEACENEECVIFARIGKDSLDDYRKEFPVLENI